The genomic interval GCTGCAGCTAGAAATTGAAACTAACAACAACAAAGTTCTGCAATTTTACAatccagaaatcatatctattaTATATAACAATGAAAAAGATTGTATTTTACCTTGGATGGTATTCCGCAGCAAGCTTTTCGAGCTTTGGTTTGAGATAAATGCATTTGCGACACCAAGTAGCCATCCTGATGCAGAACATTGATTAATGGTGCAAATCACAAGATTACTTAAATTGGAAACGGAATAACCCGCAAATTGATGATTTTCGCATCAAGAATAGGGTAAACATGAACTAGGTTATTTAACGTGAGATGGGTACTAACCAATCAACGATGACGACTTGAGAAATCTCCTGCGAAGCCGCAAGGATCCGATCGAAGTCCTCCATACTCGCGATTGCTTCCATCTCGATCGACGTCGGCCGGGACGCGCTCTGCCAGAAAGGTCCCGCCTTCACCTCCCCTCTCGACCTCGCCCGTCTCCCACGCCCCGGCCGCGAGGAATCGACGCCTCCGCCGCAGATGGCCACCGAGGAGCAGGCTCCGCCGCTGCTTAAAGGGGGCGTTCCCAGTTCCCGGTGGCACAACTCTCGGTAGAGCAAACAAGAAGTCGGGGCCAGAGCCGCCATCTTTTGGCCACGGGGAGCAGATCCGATCGGAGGAGAGACGGAGCGGAAGCGTGGAAAGGAAGATGGGAgatgaggcggcggcggcggcggcggcgatctGGTTGCGTGAATGGATAGAACTCGGCAAATGGCTGCCACTGGCACTTCGTGCCTGTTGGTTTATGATGACGTCACTTACGGAGGAGTGGAACTGTGGAAAAGGCTTATCTTGAAGAGGGCAAAAAGCAGGTAGGAGTGGGACccagagaaagaaaagaaagagatggcaATGTGGCACCCCCACCCCGAACtttacaaaattattaattatgattttttttaataatatcgaATTACTTGTAATTTACCCATCTAAATTATCACTTGAAAACACATgtgaaatgatatatatatatttttcactaAATTTAATTAGTGCTTAGAGTAACTATGTTTTTTCAAAGCGTGCATTGCTTGCTCAACAAACTCCGCTGGTCTTCCTGTTACGTCGCACCAATGCCTTCCTACGCGAAGTAATCTCCCTAATGCTCTTGCTGAAGTCCGGCCGCTCAGGATGTTCCTCGGCCTGGACGTGGGCGATCACCGACGTTCGAGTCCACCGGTGGTCCAAGTCCATCGAGACCTTCCCGATGTCGGTCACTAGGCGGTCGGCGAGGCTCCGGCTGAAATCCTCCCTGATCACAACACGGAGGACGGCGACGTGCTCTGCGTCAGCTGGCATGGTGCATGCGGGAACGATCCACCCAAACCTCCTCAAGCTTTCTGAGATGTCACAAACTGTGTACTTGCTCGTGTCCCTGAGGGAGAAGGCAACAAGGGGCACACCGACAGCCTTGGAGACAATCTCAAACCTTTCTGTCGCCTCGATGCCGGCCTTCAGCACTTTCATATTCTCTGTACAGTTCTCCATGATGTTCCTGTAGCCCTGCCAAAGGAGGTCCGACTTCATCGACGCAACAGATTATTAAATATGCGAGTATTTTAGATACCTCAAAGCCCAAACAGATGAACTGGTAGTATTGGGCAATTATCTGACTAGATCCAGCAAGAATGAGAGATGACAGGGTTGTCTAGATTAAATTAGTGGCTTAAACTTGCATTTAAGAAAGATAAGGAAGAGCTAGGTTTgatctattatatataatattgtaCCTTTAGAGAAGTTGAGAGTGAAAGTAGGTTGGTCGGTCCCAAGATAGTTTATGTGGAAGATGAGTTCTTCAGGTAAATCCACCTTGTTCCTCCACACAACCCATCCTACTCCTGCATAAACCAAACCATATTTGAGGCCACTGACATTTATGCTCTTAACCAGTGGTAGCCTGAGttggaaattaaattttattttaaagataaaaattattgataaaaGTTGGTGAAGATGGAATGATGAGGTGGTAAGTTTTAAATAGACTTCGTGATAGGATAAAATTTGATGAGGTGACAATCATGATAAAAATAAGAAGTTTTGTGGAGATAGAATAATTCAATTGGTGTCTAtctattaaatatataaatatgtaCTTTTTTTCATGAATAAAGCAAGTTGagtgttttattttatttctcctcttccacGTAGAGATTCTCCTCCTCCTcgatattttttttctataatcTTTTTTATTTCCTCTCCCATAATTCCTTTTCCAACAAAATGGTATCAGTCATGTCGATGTTTCCTATTCCTCATCTTGCTGATTTAATTTGAAGTATGGTAATTGGAGTATCCAAATAAGTGCCTTATTGGAGAGCGAAGACTTGTGAGATATTATTGAAAGAGGCTATAAAGCGCCTCAAGGAGTTGACCAAACGGAGGCACAAAGGACAGCAATGGCGGAACAAAAGAGAAAAGATAAGAAAGCTCTTTTCTTTATCTATAAAGCTCTTGATGAAGCTACTTTTGAGAAAGTAGCAGAAGCTACAAGTTCCAAAAAGGCATGAGAGATCCTACAAGTAGCATACAAAGGTGATGAAAGAGCAAAAAGTATTCACATTCAAATCCTGAGAGAGGAATTTGAATTGTTGTAGATGAAAGAATCCGAAAGTGTATCAGACTACTTTATAAGGTTATTGGTTATGAGAAGAAATGACGATGACATTGAAGATAGTCGCGTCGTAGAGAAAATTCTACGCTCGTTGGAGCCAATGTATGACTATGTAGTGGCAGCCatagaagaatcaaaagatgTGAAAGAAATGAAGGTGTAAAAACTATTAGGCTCTCTACAAGCTCATGAAGCAAGAATGGAAAGAAGATGGAGAAAGCCTCTGGAGCAGACTCTACAAACCAAGCTCACCATTATTGACTAGAAAGAAAAGTCAAAAACTGAAGGTTCGCAAGAAAACGACGGTGACAGTGGTAACTTCTGTGGACGTGGTCGAGGTAGAGGCCGTGGCAGGGGCTTTGTTCAAGACCGAGAAAGAAATTAAGACAATAATCAAGGTAGAGACCAAAGGTATGACAAAAGAAACGTAAGATATTATACTTGCAACAAATTTGGACATTATGCAATGGAATGTCGCTCAACAATGTGCAAGGGAATGCTAATTACGCATCAAAAGAAGGCAATAACAATGATGTAGTTTTGCTAGCAAGAAAGGATGGAGATTCCACAAACAAGAATTTGTGGTATTTAGATTACGGGGCAAGCAATCATATGTGCGGGTGTAAAGATATGTTTGTCGAGTTGGATGAAACGGTGAATGAACAAGTCTCGTTTGGAGACGCGCCCAAGATACAAGTAAGAGGCGTTGGTAAGATTCTCATCAAACTTAAAGATGGAGCTCACACATACATCACCAATGTTTATTATGTGTCCAACATGAAAACAAATATTATTAGTCTCGGACAATTGCTTGAGAAAGGTTTTAATATGCAACTAAAAGATGGTAGTCTTCGTTTGAGAAGACAAAGTAAACTTATTGCTCATATTCCTATATCTAAAAATAGGATGTTTTCTCTTGATATTAAGCATGTTACTGCAAAATGCTTAAGTGCATACATAAAGAATAGTGCATGGCTATGAGATATGAGGTATGGGCATGTGAACTTCATAGCTCTAAAGCTTCTTTCAAGTAAAGGAATGGTGAATGGTCTTCCTCATATTAATACTCAAGATGATATCTGTGAAGGGTGTATTCTTGGCAAACACCATAGAGCAAGTTTTCCGAATGAATCACACAATCGAGCTAAGAAGCCTTTTGAACTCATTCATACAGACATATGTGGGACAATCACTCCGACCTCCTTTAGAGGTCGTCgatattttctaatttttattgataatttcaGCAGGAAAACTTGGGTCTTTTGATGAATAAAGACGATTCTTTTGAGAAGTTCAAAGAATTGGTAGAAAATCAATCCGTCTATACTATCAAGCTAAtatggtcagatcgtggtggtgaattcacctcaaaagaatttgaaaaattctataaaaatcatGGCATTTGGAGGCCTTTAACCGCACCTTACTCCCCTCAACAAAGTAGAGTTGCTGAAAGGAAGAAATCAAATTATTCTTGACATGGTTCGAAGTATGCTAAAAATGAAAGAAGTGCCTAAAGAATTTTGGGTCGACGCTGTAAACTGTGCGGTGTATTTTCTAAATAGATCTTCTACAAGGAATCTAGAAGGAATTGTACCTCAAGAAGCATGGACTGGATACAAGCCATGTGTATCTCATTTGAAGATTTTCAGGTGTATTGCCTATGCACGCATTCCAGATCAAAAAAGAATATAATGAAGTTTGATAACAAAAGTTTACCTTGCATTTTCATTGGCTATGATGCAAGATCAAAGGCTTTCAGACTCCATAATCCAATAAACAGAATTGTTATCATAAGTAGAGATGTTGAATTTCAAGAAGATGGTGCTTGGAATTGGAGCACTAATATGGTGATAATTCAAGAAGAAGAGCGAGTGAAAGAGAAAGAACCAACTCCACCACCGTCGTCTACTTCATCACCCTTGGATGAAGAAGATCCTCCACCACAAAAGACAAGGAGTCTTCAAGAATTATATGAGGTGACAACTCCacttagagggtgtttggctgagcttataagctttctaaaatagcttataagttgttttggagcttataagctctaaaaatttgtttggtaaattttttttcaatcagCTTATAAGTTGTCAAAATAAGCTGTTTGgaagcttataagctgtttttaaaaaagtatgggagaccctacttttttaaaaaatatcttattttaataattttcttctctaaaatatccttatataattttataaatctcTATCTTATcctcaattaatttttataaacctAGCGTCGTCGACTTCTCTTCCAGCGTTTCTCATCTTTTCGCCGACTTCTCTTCCAGCGTTTCTCATCTTCTCCGCCGACTTCTCTTCCAGCACTTGTCATCTACTTCGTCGTCTCTTCCAGCGCTTGTCATCTTCTACGTCGACAACTCTTCTAGCGCTTGTCATCTTCTTCGTCGACATCTCTTCCAGCGTTATATCTTCTTCGTCTGTGCAGAAATTCAACAATGTATGGttagaatttattttttctatcaaATTTCTTTCTATATGCTTATCTTCTAATGGTTGTTGCAAGATTAGTGACTTTTAATGCCGAATAATATTCTGCTTGGCAAACTCGGCTTTTAACAAGCCTAATTTACCACATTCATGACTTTATACAGGCAATGCTGCTACAGACACAACTCACCTcgtattgagaaaaaaaaaactaaaattcaaaatacaTTGCAAAAACTCTGATCCGCTGACATCCCTCTTCGAATTGTCGTTCATAAAATTATCAGATGAAGAACTGTATTATCATAAAATACATAGCAGTTTTTTTCTTGGATGTCAGTATTGATTTTGTCTTCAAATTTGTTTATCAGTACTCATGCTTTGAAGGTCACTTATAGTTTGTGGTCAAAGTGTCTTTATGTATGGATAAAAATATGAAGGTCTCTTCAAATCTGTTAAATTTTTTTCCATAGTCTTTGGTATCCAAAACATACTAGTGTGTTGAGAGGATTTATCGTTGGGATGAGGAAAATATTTACATGATCGCCAATTATAGATTTATCTCAGTTTCAAGAATTTCATTGAATATGCTTAATTTGGACCAACAGGAACCACTTGTACACTATATTGTGGCATAGAAACATGAATCGTAAATTAGCAAAAATTATCAATATCATCTTTTTAGTTTTATCACTCTCCTATCCAAGCTCCATTGTTGATTGTACTTCTCATTTATTTTTTTggttgttgttttattttgttaGTTTGGAAATGGAAAATCAAGACAATAGAAACAAAGGAGTCATGCCAAATCCAACTTTGAGTAAGAATACAAGTAAAATTTCAACTAAAACAAATCAACAAAGTGAAGGACGTTCAAATGCAAGATGGACTACATTTCTATCCCTgaaatttgttgatttgtgtgaagAAGAAATTTTACTAGGCAATCGACCAAATAGTCACTTTAATACGAATGGATGGAAAAACTTAGTGAGAAAATTTAATGATGCAACTGGACAAAATTATGTGTACAAGCAGCTTTGAAACCATTGGGATTCCATGAAAAAGGAGTGGTTATTATTCAAGAAGTTGATGCACATGGAAACTGGAGTTGGTTGGAATCCTACAAATAATTCACTTGATGCTTCCGATGAATGGTGGGAGACAAAACTTAGGGTAatgtttctaattttatttgcataaaattttttattcGTTTATTGATAATAATATACTTTATTATTGCAGGAAAATGGAGAGTATGtcaaatttagaaataaagattTATCACTCGTGTGGTTTCGGTATGATAAATTATTTTCTGATGTTGCTGCCACGGGAGAAAGGGCAAGGGCACCAAGTCAACAAACTGTGCATTACATTGATGACAATGAAGAGGTTATGAAAGAAAATGATGATTTTCCTGATTTTGAAGGGCATATTGGCATCGATGATAGTGAATATAACGAGGATAGGGGAATCGAGCATGATGTCAGCTTTGgaatcaaagaaaaaaataatatgggTAATGACATTGTGTTTCCATCTTTGTCATCATTGAAGAGAAAATTTAATGGAGAAGAtggtaaagaaaagaagaaaatttcTGGAGCAACCTCACTAAAGGAAGATATTCACTCTCTTTTAAAGTATTTAGAAAATAAGAGCACCGTAACTTCCACACCTTCGACAGATAAAGATATTGAATCTGCAATGATGATACTAAAGAATATTCCCGGAATAGAGCATAAAACTGAGCTTTGGTGTTACGCTTGTAACTTGTTGAGCAAAAAAGAAATGCGAGCAATTTTTCTCAATCAACCTGATAATGATTGTCGTTTGGCGTGGTTAAAGTATAATCATGACATgagcaaaaaaaaattaatgtcgTTGATAGTGGTTTGCAGCCGTGATATGAGGAATTCAGTAGTTGAagttgatgaattattttctaaatttgtgactttattagtaGTTTTGTTATgtctttaatatttaatcttaTTTGACTGGTAAACATGATGTAATATTTATTCGAAGTTAATCAATGTTTTTTGTTTTGGTATCTCATACTTGTTTTTTGTTCATTACTTCTATAGTTTAATGGAGCCTTGGGATGTTCGACACTGTGCTTTAACTGATGcaaatatattttgtgaggatGAACCAATTGAAGATGAAGATGGATTCCAAGATGATCCAGAATGGCTGATTGTATGCAAAATCATAGCACTTAGCATTTTAACATATTTTGAGACTTATATTCATAAAGTTCCATGTCGTACATCTGAGCGAACTGGTAATAAATTCATAGAAGAACTATTAAATGGCCATAGTATAAGGTGCTATCAAGCTTTTCGTTTGACAAAACCTGTATTCTTGGATTTATGTCATGAGTTAACCCAAAACTATGATTTGATCCCTACTAGGGGAATGTCTATCTATGAGGAAGTAGGGATTTTTTGATGACTTGTGCTCATGGTACAGATAATAGGCTATTGCAAGAGATATTTAATCATTCAGGTGACACTATTTCAAGACATTTTCATAGAGTTCTGAAAGTTGTTGGAAAGTTGGCTGAAGATATAATTAAACCTCATCCTGAGTATAATGAGGGTAAAGGATACCATGTGCCTCAACATCAACGATACAAGCCATTTTTTGACGTATGTTATATTATTTTGAAGATAATAAACAACACCACATGCTCATGTATTAAACTTATTTAGCGTTTGTAATCTATTAAATTATTTGTTTTTAATGATTAATAGGATTGCATCGGGGCAATTGATGGCATACATGTTAAGGCGCGATTACCACAAGGCAAAGCAATCCCATATATTGGACGCAAAGGTTTTCCCACGCAAAATATTCTAGTAGTTGTAGACTTTAATATGTGTTTTACATTTGTTTGGGCTGGA from Zingiber officinale cultivar Zhangliang chromosome 6B, Zo_v1.1, whole genome shotgun sequence carries:
- the LOC121989501 gene encoding thioredoxin-like 3-1, chloroplastic isoform X1; protein product: MAALAPTSCLLYRELCHRELGTPPLSSGGACSSVAICGGGVDSSRPGRGRRARSRGEVKAGPFWQSASRPTSIEMEAIASMEDFDRILAASQEISQVVIVDWMATWCRKCIYLKPKLEKLAAEYHPRVKFYFVDVNKVPQALVKRGNISKMPTIQLWKDGEWKAEVIGGHKAWLVLDEVREMIQKHL
- the LOC121989501 gene encoding thioredoxin-like 3-1, chloroplastic isoform X2; its protein translation is MAALAPTSCLLYRELCHRELGTPPLSSGGACSSVAICGGGVDSSRPGRGRRARSRGEVKAGPFWQSASRPTSIEMEAIASMEDFDRILAASQEISQVVIVDWMATWCRKCIYLKPKLEKLAAEYHPRVKFYFVDVNKVPQALVKRGNISKMPTIQLWKDGEWKAEVIGGHKAWLVLDET